A region of the Paraburkholderia flava genome:
TGTCGTACACGCCGCTGCAACTCGCGTCGCTGTATCAGTTTCCGCAGGGCGACGGCAGCGGCGAGTGCATCGGCATCATCGAGCTGGGCGGCGGCTATCGCACGGCCGATCTGAAGTCGTATTTCTCGAGCCTCGGTGTGCCCGAGCCAACGGTCGTGTCGGTCGGCGTCGATCAGGGCTCGAACCAGCCGAGCGGAGATCCGAGCGGCCCCGACGGCGAAGTCACGCTCGACATCGAGATCGCGGGCGCGATTGCGCCCGGTGCGACGATCGCGGTCTACTTCACGACGAACAGCGACGCCGGCTTCATCGACGCGGTGAGTCGCGCGGTCCACGATACGACGCACAAGCCGTCGGTGATCTCGATCAGTTGGGGCGGTCCCGAAACCTTGTGGACCGCGCAGTCGCAAAAGGCATTCAACAGCGTGTTGCAGGCTGCGGCGGCCGTCGGCGTGACAGTGTGTGCGGCATCCGGCGACAGCGGTTCGAGCGACGGCGTCAGCGACGGCGCCGATCACGTCGACTTCCCCGCATCGAGCCCGTACGTACTCGCGTGCGGCGGCACGACGCTGCAGGCCTCGGGCACGGCCATCACGCACGAGGCGGTGTGGAACGACGGCGCATCCGGTGGTGCGGGCGGTGGCGGCGTCAGCAGCGCGTTCCCGGTGCCGACCTGGCAGGAAGGGTTGTCGGCTGCGACGACCGGCGGCGGCAAGGTGGCGCTGAAAGGGCGCGGCGTGCCCGACGTCGCAGGCGACGCATCGCCGGTGACCGGTTACGACGTGGTGATCGACGGCACGACGACGGTGGTCGGGGGCACGAGCGCGGTTGCGCCGTTGTGGGCCGCGCTGATCGCGCGCATCAACGCGATCAAGGGCAAACCGGTCGGCTTCGTGAACCCGAAGCTGTATCAGGCGGCAAGTGCGTTCAACGATATTACGCAGGGCAACAACGGCAGTTTCGCTGCGTCGCCGGGATGGGACGCGTGTACGGGGCTTGGCAGCCCCAATGGCCAGAAAATCGCAGCAGCGCTGTAGGCGGCCGGCCGCGCGCGGGTTCGCCCGCGCGTCGCGCATGCCGTTGCGGGACATCGCGTCGTCCGGTGTCGTACGTGCAGCCCGGATGGCGTCATACAACGATACGACGTTAACGAATCCGATGGAGCGATCATGACGAACCCCGATTCAGCTTCCGGCAGTGCGCAGTCGACTCACAATTCCCATGCTCCCAGCACCGCGCATCGTGCGGGCGACCAGCCGTTCTTCGATCCCGTCGCGTACGGCAACGGGCCCGACGATGCCGTCACCGATGCAACCGAAAACGCCGCGATCACGAAACACTCCGTCGTGATCGGCGGCAAGAAGATCGCGTACACCGCGACGGCGGGGCATCTCGTCACCGTCGATTCGAGCAGCTCGCTGCCGAGCGCGAAGATGTTCTACGTCGCGTTCACGCAGGACAACCAGAAAGAGGAAACCCGGCCGGTTACGTTTTTCTATAACGGCGGGCCGGGGTCGTCGTCGGTGTTCGTGCTGCTGGGATCGTTCGCGCCACGGCGCATCAAGACGTCGATGCCGGGATTCACGCCGCCTGCGCCGTACCAGATGGAGGACAACGGCGACAGCCTGCTCGACCGCAGCGATCTCGTCTTTATCAATCCGGTCGGCACCGGCTATTCGGCGGCGATCGCGCCGAACAAGAACCGCAATTTCTGGGGCGTCGATCAGGACGCGGATTCGATCAAGCAGTTCATCAAACGCTTCCTGACGAAGAACAACCGCTGGAATTCGCCGAAGTATCTGTACGGCGAGTCGTATGGCACCGCGCGCAGCTGCGTGCTCGCGTACAAGCTGCATGAGGACGGCGTCGACCTGAACGGCATCACGTTGCAGTCGTCGATTCTCGACTACACGCAGTCGGGCAATCCGGTCGGCGCGCTACCGACGGCCGCCGCCGACGCATGGTTCCACCGGAAGCTCGGCATTGCGCCGACGCCGACCGACCTCGGCACGTTCGCCGAGGAAGTCGCGCAGTTCGCGCGCACGGACTACCTCGCGGCGCTGCGCAAGTTCCCGACCACCGACAACGCGATCGTCGAGAAGCTCAGCGAATACACCGGCATCGACAAGACGACGCTGATCGCGTGGAGCCTCGACATCGCTGCGTACGACAGTCGCGGCAATTCGCTATTCCTCACGACGCTGCTGAAGTCGAAGGGGCTCGCGCTCGGTTCGTACGACGGTCGCGTCACGGCGATCGAAACCGGCATCGCGGGCCAGGTCGATCCGAACTCCGGCGGCAACGACCCGACGATGACGGCGGTGACCGGCGTCTACACGACGATGTGGAATACGTATCTGAACGAGCAGCTCAAGTTCACATCGAACTCGTCGTTCACCGACCTCAACGATCAGGCGTTCGCGAACTGGGACTTCGGTCATATCGATCCGACCGGCGCACAGAAGGGACTCGACGCACAGGGCAACATCGTGCTGTACACCGCCGGCGATCTCGCGGCGGTGATGGCGCTCAACGTCGATCTGAAAGTACTGTCGGCGAACGGCTTTTACGACTTTGTGACGCCGTTCTATCAGACCGTGATCGATCTGCAGCAGATGCCGCTCGTCAGCGATCAGATCCGGCAGAACCTGTCCGCGCGTTTTTATCCGTCGGGCCATATGGTCTATCTCGACGGTCCATCGAGAACCGCGCTGAAAGCCGATGTCGCGAAGATGTACGACACCACCTCGTCGAATACTGCGGCGGTTAGCCGCATCCGCGCATTGCAGGCACGCAGGGCCGGGTAGTGGAGCCGTCCGTGTAACTCGAAATGCTCGCGGGCAGCAGGCCATTCGATGCCGCTCGCGGGCCACGGTTTTCCCGCGTCGATAATGAATGTGTTTTAATTGGTCTGCGAAAAATCCTCGCGCTACAGAACGGCGCGCCGACTGATGAACGCAGCAATACCGGTTACGCGTCGCGTTTTGCGACGTTTCGCTTCTCTCGCTCGAGCAGGTTGCATGGACGCTGCGTCGCAGCGTTTCGTCATGCGCGCGGTTCGCTTCTGTGCGGTCATAGCGCTCGGCATACATGTCGTCGTGGCGCGCGCACAGACGCCGGCGATGCTCGACGATCGGGTCACGCAGCATTCGGTTGCGGAGACGATCTGTCGTCCGGGCTATGCGGACACCGTGGCGCCCCCGCTCGACGAACTGATGGAACACAAGGACCGCTTGCTCGCGGCACGCGGCATCGATGCCGACGACGGCGGCGGTTACGCACTCGACCGGCGCGTGCCGATCGTGCTGGGCGGTTCGCCCGATGCGCCGGCGAATCTCGGCCTGCTGCCGTGGGCCGGTCACCACGGCGAGCGCCGCAAGGAACTGCTGACCGCGAAACTTAAGCGCTGCGTGTGCATGGGCAAGATCAGCCTGAGCGAAGCGCAGACCGCGATCGCCGGCAACTGGTCGTCCTGGTATCAGGGCTTCGCCGATACATCGTGCGACGTAAGCCGCGTCGATATCGCGACCAGCGACAGCGCACCTTGACCGGTATTGGCGTACTCCGGCGTGCCGTGATCGTTTCGCGCCGGCCTCATTGATGGAGAACGACATGACCCCGTTACCTTTACGTACTTTCGCGTGGATGTCCGCGATCGGATGCCTGCTGGCCAGCGCATCGGCGTTCGCCGATCCGCCCGCACACTGCCGCGTCGGCGCGGATATGCTGCGGATTCGCGGCGACGTGCCGGCCGCGATCAGCTTCGATGTGTACCAGCAATTGCAGCCGGTGAACGCGTCCCGGCTCGCGCTGTTTCAGGACGCCGGCGAAGTGAAGCGATTACACGACGGCTTGACGGTCTGCGAAATCGCCGACGACGGCGTCGACGATCCGTCCGCCGTGCTCGTGCATGTGCCGCGCGGCAAGATGGCCTGGTGGGTCAGCGCGGCCAGCGTGCAGCCGGTCGACGCGGATTGATTTCACGCGAGCATCGCAGCACGCAGCAGATTGCCGCATCGCTTTCGGGTACAAATCTGGCTATGCTTGAGCGGTACGTGAGTTGCATGTAACCCGCACGTGAACGAAATATCGACTGGAGGTGAAAGATGATGGTGACGACCCTTGCGATGTTCGTTGCGCTCGGCGTACTCGGCGCGGCAGGCGCTGTGCTGATGCGCCGGCTCGCCGACGAGGCCGCCCGCCGCAGCCGCCTTCAACCGGTGCGCGTCCGCGTCACCGACCCGCGTGCCGCACGGCAGCCACGTTTATGAACGTGCGCATCTGGAACATCCCGGAATCGTGCTCCGAGCAGGAGGTGCGCGACTTCCTGCAACACGAGCTCGGCCACTACGCGAAAGAGATCGCCGTGTACGACGCGGGCACGCCCGCGGTCTACGCGACCGTCGAACTCAACGCGGAGCAGCCGTACATCGCCGACGTGATCGCGCAGCAGTTGCACGGCAAGCATCTTGCCGGCGTCGCATTGCAGGTGAGCGCCGCGCCGTTCGGCGACGAGCCGGACGCCGCACGCGATCACTGATCACTGACGCGATCGCGCACGGCGCACGCCGTTACTCGGTCGGCCAGTCGAACGGCGTGTACGGCAGCGCGCGTTTATGGCGCGTCGCGTCGTAGAAGCGCAGCACGATGTCCGCGACTTCATCGGTGACGGGCTTGTCTTCGAGAAAATTGTCGATGTCGTCGTAGCTGATGCCGTACGCGTCTTCGTCGGGCCGCTGCGGACGCAGCATCTCCAGATCGGCGGTCGGCACCTTGTGCACGAGTTCATCCGCCGCACCCAGTTCACGCGCCAGTGCGCGCACTCTCCGCTTGTTCAGGCCCGTCAGCGGCAGCACGTCGGCGCCGCCGTCGCCGAACTTCGTGAAGAACCCCATGACCGATTCAGCCGCATGGTCGGTGCCGATCACGACGCCGACCCGCGCGCTCGCGACTGCGTACTGCGCGATCATCCGCTGGCGCGCCTTGATGTTGCCGTGTACGAAATCCTGCTGTGCGTGATCGGCGAAGTGCGTGCCGCTGGCCGTGAGTGCGGCGAGCATCGCATCGGCAGCGGGCTTCACGTCGACGGCGAGATTTTCGTCGGCACGGATGAACGCGAGCGATCGCTGTGCGTCCGCTTCGTCGTGCTGCTGGCCGTACGGCAAACGCATCGCGACGAAGCGCGCGTCATAACCGCCGGAGCGTAGCCGTTCGACTGCGAGTTGCGCGAGCCGGCCGGCCGTCGTCGAGTCGATGCCGCCGCTGATGCCCAGCACGTAGGTCTTCAGGCCGCTCGTGCGCAGATAGTTCGCGAGGAACGTCACGCGGCGCTCGATCTCCTGTGCCGCGTTGAACGTCGCGGCGACGTGCATTTCGGCGGCGATCCGCTGCTGGCGGGCGGCGCGTTCTGATTGGGTCATCGGCTCTTCTCCGTGAAACCGGTTGGGGCACGGCATGTGCGTGTCACATTGTACGGATCGCGCGCGCGATGAGGTGTCGACGTTGCTGACGGGCTTCAGGCAATGCGCGAGCGATCACGTAGAGACCGCTACGGCCGCGCGAGCCCCCCTCCATGAGCGCCGCTCCGAAACCCGCTATCTGTAGAGGCAACAGCGTTTCACCGAATTCAGGCAGTGCGCGAGCGATTACGTCCCGACCGCTACGACCGCGCGAGCCACACGCCCACAAGCGCCGCGCCGAACCCCGCGATCTGCAGAGGCAATAGCGTTTCGCCGAAGCCGACGTAGCCCTCGAGCGCGGCGAGCGGCGGCGCGAGAAACAGCAGCGCCGTCGCGCGCGACGCGTCGCCGCGCCGGACCATCCACACGAGCAGCGTCACGCTGACGCCCGACAGCATCACGACGCCCCACGCCAGCGATGCCCACAACTGTATCGACGGCACCCATCGATGTTCGCCAAGCGCGAACACCAGCAACGCGGCGACGATGGCTGCTCCGAGGTTCTGCACCGCGCTTGCGCTGCGTAGATCGGCGGCGGCGAGCGAGGTCTTTTGATACAGCGTGCCGGCGGTGATCGCGCCGATCGCGAGCAGCGAGATCGCGATGACCAGCCACGGCGGCGCTGCACCATGCACAGCCGCCGACGGCGCGCTCGCCGCTACAAGCTTCGGTTCGAGCACCAGCACGACACCGACGAGTCCTAACGCCATCCCGGCCCAGCCGCGCCTCGACAGTCGTTCGCCGAACAGCGGTGCGGCGAGCGCCGCGGTCAGCAGCGGCTGCAATGCGCCGAGCAGCGCCATCACACCCGCGCTGACACCCTGCGCGACGGCCCAGTAGCCGGCACCCAGATAGACGCCTTGCAGCAGCGCGCCGGCAAACAGATGCTTGCCGAGATCGCGTCCGGTCGGCCACGTGACGCGCGCCGCGAGCGCGGCGATCGCGAACAGCACGGCGGTGCCGCTGAAGCGCGCGAGCAGAAAGAGATTGGGATCGGCAAACGGCGTGATCGCACGCGCGACGACGAAGCCGCTCGACCACAGGACGACGAAGACGGCAGCAGTAACGGAAACAAGCATCGGCAGACAGGCCCGAAGTGACCAGGCGAATAGAGCTAACGAGGCAGCAGTATCACGCCGTCGGTAGGCATCGGTCTTGTTCGGTTCTGCACTGGAGCAATGGGGCTAGTCGAGCGAGAACGTATCGAGCGGCTGGTTGGCGGCGGCGTGTCCGGCGAGACGCGCGTCGAGCTGTGCATGCAGGCGGCGCGCTTCGTCGAGTGTCAGGTCGATCCAGTACGGGTCGCCTGCGCTGTCGTTGAGCCGTTGCGGCGGGAACTGGATTTCCAGCACGATGCCTTTCCTGTACATCCGATGTCGCTCCTCTACATGACGAGCGGGCAGTGTAGCAACGACATGCGGTGGGATTCGCTAGCGAGCGGAAATGCTGTCGTTCCTGATCGAAGCTTGACTGCGCGCGTACCGAAACGAAACCGCACGCGTACCCCACGTGAAACACGGGCCCTCAACGCACCGCAAGCATCGCCCACGCACCAAGCACCCCGCCGCAAATAGCACACGCCCACAGCAGTATCCGCGTGCGCCGGTACTCGCGCCCAATGTCCGCGAGCAGTTGCCGTTGCTGGCGCGACGCATGCCGGTCGTGCTGCTGTTGCAGATAGCGTGCGGCAAGTTGTGGAATACGCGGCATCGTCTGCGCGAGATGCGGCAGTTCGTGCGACAGACGCCGCAACCAGCCGCGATGACCGAGATCGCGTCGCGCGATGTCCGCGAGCACCGTGCGCGCGATGTGCCACGTGTTGACACCCGGATGTAGCGTGCGCGCGAGCGCTTCGGCTTCTTCGAACGCGCGCTGCGCCGCTGCGAGCCGTGGCGAGACGCCGCCGTCGAACGGCTGCACCGCATGCAGCAGATGATGAAACAGCTCGCCGGCAGACCGCTCGTGCGGATGCAAGGCGAAATGCGCTTCGCTACGCGTGCGCAGTTCGGCTTCCAGCATTTCGGTGCGGGTCGTGTGCGGTACGTGTCCTGCCTCGCGATGCAGGTCCGCGAGACGGCCGTAGTCCTGCTCGAAGAGCGCGGTGGCGCCGTGCACGAAGAACGCGCGCTCATCGGAGGAGAGGCTCGACATCCGCGCGAAATCCGCGAGCACGATGCGGCCGAGCGTGTCGGGCTCGATGCTGACACGCACGCGTCGCGCGTCGAGTGCCGCGTGAAAGAAGCCGTGCTCGAACGCCTGCTGTGCGACCACCTCGACGAGATGCGTCGCGAGCCGCGCGAGATTCACGCGATGTTCGGCGAGCCCGGTGAGATCGATCGCAGGCAGCGATTCGACGTGCCGCAGTGCGAGCGTGTGATCGGTACACAGGTCCCAGATCACGTCGGGGATCACGAGTCGGTCATCGCCGGCGAAATGATGACCGGTCTGGCTCAGGTTCGCGGCTTCCGCGCGCAGGTCGAAGCGCCGCAGCAGGTCGTCGCAGAACGCGTTGGCGAGCGAGCGCACCTGCAGGCTTCGTGCGGCGCCGGACACCCGTTCGATCCAGCGCGCGGCCCAGCGCAGCAGCGCGGCGTCGTCGCCGAGCTGGCGTAACTGCGCGGTGCGCACGAGCTTGATCGACACGTCGCGATGACTACCCGCAGGCTCGGTCGCCGAGACCGCGAGACGGGCGGTGTGAATCTGTTCGGCGAAACCGTTCTGCGCGGGCACGAGATCGATCGACTCGAAGACCGCGGACAACGGTCGCCCGAATGCGGCAGCCAGCGAGAACTCGACGGCCTGCGGCGGCAGCGGCTCCTCGAGATGCGCGACGGCGTCGAAGGCGTCGTGCAGCGTGCCGGCGGCGAGTTCGGGATGCTCGGCCAGCGACTGCGCGAACGCCGCCGCAATCGGCCCGAGCTGCGGCAGCGCGCGCTGCAGGCCGGCCGGACTGCCGGCCTCGTGCATGCGACTGACCAGCGTCGCGATCCAGTGCAGCTTGTGATCGCGCGGCGCGGCGCGCCACAGCAATCGCGCGCCGTAGCGGAGCAGGTGAAACAGCAGGACAAGGCGGCGAAACAGTGACGGCATCGGTGGAGCGGCTTGACGACGTGGTGGCGGGGTGGCGTGGCGGCAGATGGATCGGTGCCCGGGCGCTCAGGTTAGCAGGAACCTCGGCTGACGGCACATTGCGGTCTGTCGCGTAATACAATACGGCGACTAACTGAAGAATTCGCGGAGCATTCGCGAAGCATTCGAAGAACTTACACGCGCGCTGACGCGCCCCGGCCCGACGCCTCGCCACCAAGATGCTCGCTGAACAACGTCATCAATACATTTTGTCGCAAGTTGCCAGGAACGGCGCATTGTCCGTGGCGGAACTCGTTCGCGAACTGAACGTGTCGCGCGAAACGATCCGGCGCGATCTCAACGCGCTGGCGAGTCGCGGGCTGATCGTCACGACGCACGGCGGTGCGCTGTCGAGCGATCGGCGCGAGCCGGACCTCGACGTGCGCGAGGCCGCCAATGCGGGCGCGAAGCGGGCGATCGGCGAGCGCGCGGCACAGCTGGTGCCGGACGGTGCATCGATCGTGATCGATTCGGGCAGTACGACCCAGGCGGTTGCGCGGGCGTTGACCGATCGTCACCGGCTGTCGGTCTACACGAACGACTGGCGCATCGCGCTGCTGCTCGGACGACGCAACGACAACCACGTGACGCTGCTCGGCGGCGAACTGTCGGACAACGAGGACGCGACCTTCGGCCTCGACACCGTGCAGCAGCTCACGCAATACCACGCGGATTTCGCGATCGTCGGTGCGGGCGGCATCTCGCCGGACGCATGGCTGACCGACTACACGCGGCTGGCCGCCGAAGTGCGCAGCCGGATGATCGCCGCCGCCGATACCGTGGTCGTCGTCGCGGACAACTCGAAGTTCGGCCGCGTGACGCCGGTGCGCATCAACGGCTTCGAAAGCGCGCGCTTCGTCGTCACCGAGCTGGCGCCGGACCGGGCGCTCGGCAAGGCGATCGCGGCGCGCGGGCCCGAGTTGCTGATCGCCTGAGCGCGTCGAACATCAGCGTTCGCAGCGCTCTCGCGCAATCAGCGCACCTTCACCCCCAGCGCCACCAGCACCCGACCCACCGCCGCGACCGCGTTATGCAGCTCGTTCGAATCGATTGCGCCGATGCAGCCGACGCGAAACGTCTCCACCTGCGTGAGCTTCCCTGGGTACAGCACGTAGCCGGCGTCGCGCACGGCCGCATAGAAGTTCGCGAAGTTCCACGCCGGATCGCGCGGCGCATGGAACGTGACGATCACCGGCGCCTGCACCTCCGGCTTCAGGAATGGTTCGAGCCCGAGTCCCTTCATCCCTTCGATCAGCGTCGCGCAGTTGCGTGCGTAGCGCGCGCCGCGCGCGGGCTGGCCGCCTTCGGCCGCGAACTGATCGAGCGCGTTGCGCAGCGCCGCGAGCACATGCGTCGGCGGCGTGAAACGCCACTGCGTGGTCTTCTTCATGTACGCGTACTGGTCGTACAGATCGAGCGCGAGCGACGGCGAGCGGCCCTCGCAGGTTTCGAGCAGCGCGCGTTTCACGATCACGAAGCCCATGCCCGGCACGCCTTCGAGACATTTCCCGCTCGCCGAGATCAATGCATCAATGCCGCCGTTGCGCAGATCGATCGGCAGCGCGCCGAACGAACTCATCGCGTCGACGATCAGCCGTTTGCCATGCCGTTGACACACCGCGGCGATTTCATCGAGAGGATTCAGCAGGCCGGCGCTGGTCTCGAGATGCACCTGCGCGACGTGCGTGATGCGCGGGTCGCTGTTGAACGCATCCTCGATCGCGGCGGCGTCGACCGGTTCGTCCTCGTGCAGTGCGAGCTCGACGTACGCGATGCCGAGCCGCTGCAGGATCCGGACGATGCGCGCGCAGTACGCGCCGTTGTTCGGCACCAGCACGCGACCGTCGCGCGGCACGAGCGTACCGAGCGCAGCCTCGACCGAAAACGTGCCGCTACCCTGCAGCGGCACACAGACGTAGTCATGCTGCCCATGTACGATTTCGACGAGATCCGCGCAGACGCTCTGGGTCATGCGGTTGAAGGCGGTGTCCCACGAGCCCCAGTCGCGCAGCATCGCTTCGCGCGTCGCGGGCGAAGTCGTCAGAGGTCCTGGGGTCAGCAGGACAGGATCGTTTCCGAGTATCACAAGACCTCCCTTCGTCAATTCCTGGATGCACTTCCGTGCAGTGAGTGGCTGGAATATGGGTTTGCATATTATTGGCGAATTGTGTCATTTTTTGGAAATCATGAAAATAGTCATGTCGCTGTCACCAAAATCTGTGATTCTTGCCGGGCCCGTTCCGGTAAGGCTGCAGAGCGGGTGGCGCGTCGGCATCAGTCGTAACCTGGAAGTCCGGCAGATCGACGTCGCGCCGTTTTGCAGGCAATCTGCAACCCGGCTGCAAGGCTGGATAACGTATAGGCGCGTACCGGCGCGACGCTACCGCCGTTCAATCACAACAGGTCAGGGTTTTCCCGGCCGTATGGTTTTTCCGTTTTCGGAGAGAGCGACATGACAAAGACGAATTCCCACCACGCGATTACCGGCTTCGCCCGCAAACTGCTGCCGGCCCTCGTGGCGGCGGCTGCATTCGGCGCACTGCCGGCGCATGCGGCCGACACGGTCGTGCTGTACACGGCCGACGGTCTCGAGAATCTGTACAAGGATGTACTGCCGGCCTTCGAAAAGAAGGAAGGCGTGAAGGTGGCGATCGTCACCGCCGGCAGCGGCGAAGTGGTGAACCGCGCGACGATCGAAAAGGATTCGCCGAAGGCCGACGTCCTCGTCACGCTGCCGCCGTTCATCCAGCAGGCCGACCAGGCCGGTTTGCTGCAGGCGTATCAGAGCGCGAACTACAAGAACGTGCCGGCGATCGCGAAGGACGCGAACGGCGCGTGGGCGACCTTCGTCAACAACTACTTCTCGTTCGCGATCAATCCGGAAGTGGTGAAGACCCAGCCGAAGACATTCGCCGATCTGCTGCATCCCGACTACAGCGGCAAGATCGCTTACTCGAATCCGGCCACGGCCGGTGACGGGATGGCCGTGATCATCCTGACGACGTCGCTGATGGGCGAAGACAAGGCGTTCGATTATCTGAAGAAGCTTGAGCAGAGCGCGAAGTTCCACACGAAGGGCACGGGCTATCTCGACGTGCTG
Encoded here:
- a CDS encoding S53 family peptidase; its protein translation is MAKHPLPGSEKGFAQGSKVVGHCNPAERIEVVVMLRRQGEQQFDQLVHKIASGDPSAQPLSRESFAKQFGASPDDVARLKAFAQQHGLTVTREDPAACMVVLGGTVAQFQGAFDVTLQHYEHHSIGEYRGRSGPINVPDDLHGVVTAVLGLDNRPQARPHFRIRPPFKPASGRQQVSYTPLQLASLYQFPQGDGSGECIGIIELGGGYRTADLKSYFSSLGVPEPTVVSVGVDQGSNQPSGDPSGPDGEVTLDIEIAGAIAPGATIAVYFTTNSDAGFIDAVSRAVHDTTHKPSVISISWGGPETLWTAQSQKAFNSVLQAAAAVGVTVCAASGDSGSSDGVSDGADHVDFPASSPYVLACGGTTLQASGTAITHEAVWNDGASGGAGGGGVSSAFPVPTWQEGLSAATTGGGKVALKGRGVPDVAGDASPVTGYDVVIDGTTTVVGGTSAVAPLWAALIARINAIKGKPVGFVNPKLYQAASAFNDITQGNNGSFAASPGWDACTGLGSPNGQKIAAAL
- a CDS encoding S10 family peptidase; amino-acid sequence: MTNPDSASGSAQSTHNSHAPSTAHRAGDQPFFDPVAYGNGPDDAVTDATENAAITKHSVVIGGKKIAYTATAGHLVTVDSSSSLPSAKMFYVAFTQDNQKEETRPVTFFYNGGPGSSSVFVLLGSFAPRRIKTSMPGFTPPAPYQMEDNGDSLLDRSDLVFINPVGTGYSAAIAPNKNRNFWGVDQDADSIKQFIKRFLTKNNRWNSPKYLYGESYGTARSCVLAYKLHEDGVDLNGITLQSSILDYTQSGNPVGALPTAAADAWFHRKLGIAPTPTDLGTFAEEVAQFARTDYLAALRKFPTTDNAIVEKLSEYTGIDKTTLIAWSLDIAAYDSRGNSLFLTTLLKSKGLALGSYDGRVTAIETGIAGQVDPNSGGNDPTMTAVTGVYTTMWNTYLNEQLKFTSNSSFTDLNDQAFANWDFGHIDPTGAQKGLDAQGNIVLYTAGDLAAVMALNVDLKVLSANGFYDFVTPFYQTVIDLQQMPLVSDQIRQNLSARFYPSGHMVYLDGPSRTALKADVAKMYDTTSSNTAAVSRIRALQARRAG
- a CDS encoding RNA-binding protein, which gives rise to MNVRIWNIPESCSEQEVRDFLQHELGHYAKEIAVYDAGTPAVYATVELNAEQPYIADVIAQQLHGKHLAGVALQVSAAPFGDEPDAARDH
- the nadE gene encoding ammonia-dependent NAD(+) synthetase, producing the protein MTQSERAARQQRIAAEMHVAATFNAAQEIERRVTFLANYLRTSGLKTYVLGISGGIDSTTAGRLAQLAVERLRSGGYDARFVAMRLPYGQQHDEADAQRSLAFIRADENLAVDVKPAADAMLAALTASGTHFADHAQQDFVHGNIKARQRMIAQYAVASARVGVVIGTDHAAESVMGFFTKFGDGGADVLPLTGLNKRRVRALARELGAADELVHKVPTADLEMLRPQRPDEDAYGISYDDIDNFLEDKPVTDEVADIVLRFYDATRHKRALPYTPFDWPTE
- a CDS encoding DMT family transporter, giving the protein MLVSVTAAVFVVLWSSGFVVARAITPFADPNLFLLARFSGTAVLFAIAALAARVTWPTGRDLGKHLFAGALLQGVYLGAGYWAVAQGVSAGVMALLGALQPLLTAALAAPLFGERLSRRGWAGMALGLVGVVLVLEPKLVAASAPSAAVHGAAPPWLVIAISLLAIGAITAGTLYQKTSLAAADLRSASAVQNLGAAIVAALLVFALGEHRWVPSIQLWASLAWGVVMLSGVSVTLLVWMVRRGDASRATALLFLAPPLAALEGYVGFGETLLPLQIAGFGAALVGVWLARS
- a CDS encoding ABC1 kinase family protein; translated protein: MPSLFRRLVLLFHLLRYGARLLWRAAPRDHKLHWIATLVSRMHEAGSPAGLQRALPQLGPIAAAFAQSLAEHPELAAGTLHDAFDAVAHLEEPLPPQAVEFSLAAAFGRPLSAVFESIDLVPAQNGFAEQIHTARLAVSATEPAGSHRDVSIKLVRTAQLRQLGDDAALLRWAARWIERVSGAARSLQVRSLANAFCDDLLRRFDLRAEAANLSQTGHHFAGDDRLVIPDVIWDLCTDHTLALRHVESLPAIDLTGLAEHRVNLARLATHLVEVVAQQAFEHGFFHAALDARRVRVSIEPDTLGRIVLADFARMSSLSSDERAFFVHGATALFEQDYGRLADLHREAGHVPHTTRTEMLEAELRTRSEAHFALHPHERSAGELFHHLLHAVQPFDGGVSPRLAAAQRAFEEAEALARTLHPGVNTWHIARTVLADIARRDLGHRGWLRRLSHELPHLAQTMPRIPQLAARYLQQQHDRHASRQQRQLLADIGREYRRTRILLWACAICGGVLGAWAMLAVR
- a CDS encoding DeoR/GlpR family DNA-binding transcription regulator, which encodes MLAEQRHQYILSQVARNGALSVAELVRELNVSRETIRRDLNALASRGLIVTTHGGALSSDRREPDLDVREAANAGAKRAIGERAAQLVPDGASIVIDSGSTTQAVARALTDRHRLSVYTNDWRIALLLGRRNDNHVTLLGGELSDNEDATFGLDTVQQLTQYHADFAIVGAGGISPDAWLTDYTRLAAEVRSRMIAAADTVVVVADNSKFGRVTPVRINGFESARFVVTELAPDRALGKAIAARGPELLIA
- a CDS encoding 2-aminoethylphosphonate--pyruvate transaminase, which encodes MLGNDPVLLTPGPLTTSPATREAMLRDWGSWDTAFNRMTQSVCADLVEIVHGQHDYVCVPLQGSGTFSVEAALGTLVPRDGRVLVPNNGAYCARIVRILQRLGIAYVELALHEDEPVDAAAIEDAFNSDPRITHVAQVHLETSAGLLNPLDEIAAVCQRHGKRLIVDAMSSFGALPIDLRNGGIDALISASGKCLEGVPGMGFVIVKRALLETCEGRSPSLALDLYDQYAYMKKTTQWRFTPPTHVLAALRNALDQFAAEGGQPARGARYARNCATLIEGMKGLGLEPFLKPEVQAPVIVTFHAPRDPAWNFANFYAAVRDAGYVLYPGKLTQVETFRVGCIGAIDSNELHNAVAAVGRVLVALGVKVR
- the phnS gene encoding 2-aminoethylphosphonate ABC transporter substrate-binding protein: MTKTNSHHAITGFARKLLPALVAAAAFGALPAHAADTVVLYTADGLENLYKDVLPAFEKKEGVKVAIVTAGSGEVVNRATIEKDSPKADVLVTLPPFIQQADQAGLLQAYQSANYKNVPAIAKDANGAWATFVNNYFSFAINPEVVKTQPKTFADLLHPDYSGKIAYSNPATAGDGMAVIILTTSLMGEDKAFDYLKKLEQSAKFHTKGTGYLDVLLSRNEISLANGDLQMDLDDAANGGLTLKPVFLAAAPGGQPTTFQLPYAIGLLKNGPNPAEGKKLIDYLMSTDVQSKVPDIFGIPGRTDVPLAGKNGAAVKQAIAGVKLIPVDWNQVMTKKADWTARWKNDVIGNSGKQLEVVKPK